GCGGCCACGAAGCCGCGGGCCTTCTCGTCCAGGCCGAACTGGTCCTCGTACATGAGCGAGGCGAGGGACACGAAGCCGATGAGCGAGGCGGCGAGGAACGGGAGGCTGTACCAGATGCGCCGGAGGGTCTCGATCTTCCAGACCATGCGCCAGCCCTCGGCGAAGGAGGGGGCCACCTCCTCGGTCTCGATGACCGACTCGCTCGCCCCCATGGCCCGTCGCTCCTGGGCCCCACGCACGGGCTCGTGGATGAAGAGCCCGAGGATGACGAAGACGATGGTGGGGACGGCGAAGACGAAGAACGGCACCCGCCACCCGAACGCGCTGGCCAGCAGGCCGGCGGTGAGGGGCCCGACGCACGCCCCGACGGCGTTGGCGGCCCGGTGGAAGGAGTACACCCGGGAGCGCACCGCCGGCGGGTAGTAGTCGGCGATGAGGGAGTTGTGGGTGGGGTCGACGGTGGCCCGGCCGATGCCGGAGCCGGCCCGCACGAGGAACAGCATCACCACCCCGCCGGCCAGGCCGGTGAGGAGGGAGAAGAAGCCCCACAGGGCACCGCCGGCCAGGGCGATGGACACCCGCCGGTGGCGGTCGGCGGCCGCCGCGATGGGCACCTGGAGCAGCAGGGCCAGCAGGGTGACCAGCGCGATGAGGGTGAGGATCCCCTGGGTGCCGAGGCCGAAGGCGTCGCGGATCTCGGGCAGGAGGATGCCGAACGCGGTGCGGTCGAGCTCGTCCACGGCGTTGAGGCCGAACAGCACGACCAGGGCGAGCACCGGCCCGCCGTCGGTGAGCCGGCGCAGCCAGTCCACCGGGTGGCGGATGTCGCGCAGCACGGCGGCCATCAGCCCCTCCCCCCGGTGCCGGCGGGCGCCGACGGGGTGGGCGCCGGTCGTCCGTCGTCGGGGGGCGCGTGCGCCCCGGGCCCGTCGCCGTGGGCCACTCCCCCGCCCGGGTCCGACCCGTCGGCGGCGCCGGGCCCGTCGCCCGGGGCGTCGTCGTCGGCATCGGCGCCGTCGGGGCCCGAGATGGGCGGGGGCGGCGCCGAGGGGGCGTCGACCCGGTCGTCGCCGACGAGGCTGGGCACCACCAGCCCCCGGCGTCGGGCCACGGCCCGCAGGGCGGCGTCGCGCAGGCGGAACAGCAGGCCGCCGAGGCCCGACGGCAGGACCAGCAGGACGATCAGCACCCCCACCCCGGAGGCCACGAACTGCCAGTCGGTCGGGAGCAGCCACTGGCTGCCCTGGAGGAAGAACGCACCCAGCACGGCCCCGGGCACCGAGGCGATGCCCCCGATGACGGCCATGGTGAAGACCGCGAAGTTCTGGCCCGGGGCGAAGGGGCCGGACCCGAAGGCCTGCTGGTGCTGCACGAAGAGGCACCCGGCGAAGGCGGCGATGGCGCCGGAGAGGGCGAAGGCGGTGAGCTTGGCCCGCGTCGCGCTCACCCCGTAGGCCTCGGCCGCCCGCTCGTTCTCCCGGATGGCGATGAGCACCCGCCCGGTGCGGCTGCGGCGGATGCCGCGCACCGCCAGCACCACGAGGACGAACCCGACGAGGGCGACGTAGTAGATGCGGGTGGGCGAGTCGAGCGAGATGCGCCCCAGCAGCGGGTTGCGGGGCACCCGGCTGGAGGGCACCCACTCGAAGAACCGGCGGTTGAGCAGGTAGGACGTGGTGGCCAGGGCGAAGGCGAAGGTGGTGACGGCGAGGTACAGCCCCCCGCGGCGCAGGGCCGGCAGCCCCACCGCCACCGCGGCCACGGCACCGGCCGCCGAGGCCAGCACGAGCGCGACGACCAGGTCGGCGTCGTAGTCGGTGGAGGCCTTGGCCCCCACCACCGCGCCGATGGCGAAGAAGGCCACCTGCCCGAGCGACACCTGGCCCGTCCACCCGGTGAGGACCACCAGCGACAGGGCCAGGATCCCGTAGATGACGACGGCCGAGACCTTGAGCGAGCGGTCGACGCTCAGGACGTGGGGCAGGCCGAGGGCCACGACCGCGAGCAGCAGGCCGAGCACGACCCGCCCGACCCGGACCTCGGTGGTGCGGGCCAGCACGGCGGGCACGGGCCGCACCTCCTCGGCCGCCCGCCAGGTGGAGCCCTGGTCGCCGCCGCGTCCCTCCTGGCGGCGCTGGACCACCAGGGCCACCACGATGACCACGGCGAGGATGGGGTCGATGAGCAGCGGGCTGGAGGCGTTCCAGGCCACGCCCAGCTCGAGGACGCCGAGGGCGATGGCGCTGGTGGCCACCAGCCCCAGGTTCGTCATCCGTCCGATGAGCAGGGCGGCGAGGGCCCGCAGCAGGATCCCGAAGCTGAGGGCGGAGCCCACCGGCAGGCCGAGGATGCCGGCGCGGAGGAAGGTGGCCACGAAGGCGAGCAGCCCGGCCACCGCCCACACCAGGGTCTGGAGGCGGAGCACCGGGATGCCGAGGAGCTCGGCCCGGTCGGCGCTGGTGGCGCTGGCCCGGATGGCCACGCCGAGCCGGGTGCGCTGGAGGAACCAGGCCAGGGCGACGATGGCCACCGGCACCACGACCATGGCGATGATGTCGTTGGCCCCGAAGACGATGCCCGAGATGGTGAAGCTGGCCGAGAAGGGCGCCTCGATCCGGGGGGCGAGGAGGCGGTCGTCGGTCCACAGCCGGGGCATGAGCAGCGCGGCGGCGGCCAGCAGCTGGGAGAGGCCGATGGTGGCGACGGTGAGGATGAGGCGGGGGGCGCGGCGGAAGCGGCGGATGACGACCAGCTCGACCAGGCCCCCCACCAGCAGGGCCGCCACCAGCCCGACGGGCACGGCGACGTAGTAGCTCCACCCCCACGCCGTCATCAGCATGAGGACGAGGACGGCGGGGACCCCGCCCAGGTCGGCCTGGGCGAAGTTGAGGATGCGGTTGGAGCGGTGGATGAGCGCCATGCCCAGCGCCACCAGGGCGGTCAGGCCCCCGACGAGGATGCCGCGCAGGAAGATCCCGAGCGGCACCGGGAACAGCACCAGCTGGACCGCCAGGATGGCGAGCGGGGGCAGCGCCGTCGGGCCGAGGGCCCGGACCCGGGACCACGCCCGCTCGGGGAGGCCGGTCGCCACCGGCGTGGCCGCGGCCGGGGCCGTCACCGCCGGCACCCTCCGGCGCGGCGGGTTCGCGGTGGGCTCCACGGGCGTCGGGTCACGGGTCCTCCGTCGTCTCGTCCAGCGGTGCGGGTGGGGGGCGTCGGGCCGGGGCCGTGTGACGTCCGTCTCCGATAGTACTATCGGTGACCGATGGCACGTGCAAGGGGCGCGAGGATCGAGGACCCATGAGCACCGAGGCCGAGCCCGTCCCCGACCGTCCCGCCCCCGCCCCCGCCCCCGAGGGCGACGGGCGCACGACGCGCGAGCGCATGGTGCGCGCCGCCATCGAGATCGTGGCGGCCGAGGGCGCGGCCGCCCTCACCACCGTCGAGGTGTGCCGGCGGGTCGGCATCGCCCAGTCCAGCTACTACACGCACTTCGCCACCCGCGACGACCTCCTCGCCGCCCTGGCCGAGGTCGTGGCGGTGAACAGCAACGTGCCCAACCGCCGGGCCCGGGAGAGCTTCGCCGCGACCCGCGACGCCGACAGCCACCGGGAGATGTTCCGGGTGCCGGTCGAGATGATCGGCCGCAGCCCGGAGCTGTTCCGCCTGGCCCGCAGCGCCCGGGCGGCCCCGCCCGACACCGCCCTCGGCGCCCAGTCCCGGCGGGCCGAGGCGGCCAACCGCCGCCAGGTGGCCGACCACCTGATGGTGCTCGGCGGGGTCGAGGGGGACCGCTTCCGCCGCCGCCACGAGATGGCCGCCGACTGCGTCAACGCCATGGTCGCCGCCCTGGCCGAGGGCCACGTCGACGGCCGCTACCCCGACCTCGAGGAGGTCGTCGACCTCCTCGTGCTCCTCACCGGCTGGGGTCGGGCGACCTCGACCTGGCTGACCACACCGTCGGGGCCCGAGGTGACCAGCAGCGACCCCCAGGTGGACTAGGAAGGACGCTCCCCCGACCGAGGAGAGATCCCCGTGGCCTCCATCGCCTTCCCCGTGACCGACCCGACCGCCGCCCGGTCGACCGTGGCCCAGGCCCTGGAGGGCCAGGGCTTCACCGTGACCTGGACCGACGACTGGACCGCCGAGGCCGTGATCGGCAGCAAGGCCGGGGTGGCCCTGGCCGGCGGGTTCAAGCCCCACATCCGGCTGCAGGCCTCCTTCACCGCGGCCGAGCAGGGCGCCTGGGTGCAGGTGGCCCAGACGACCACCGGGGCGGCGGGCGGCGCGCTGGGCCTGGCCAAGACCAAGAAGAGGTGGCGGGCCACCGTCGACGCCCTCACCGGCGACCTGCAGTCCGCCGGGCTGCTGTCCGGCGCCCCCCAGGAGACCTGAGGTCGTCCGGCCCGCGGGCGCTAGAGCCCGAGGCGGTCGGCCACCACGTCGGCCAGGCCCTCGATCGGCACCCGCTCCTGCTCCATGGTGTCGCGGTCGCGCAGGGTGACGGCCCCGTCGTCGACCGAGTCGAAGTCGAAGGTCACGCAGAGCGGGGTGCCCAGCTCGTCCTGGCGCCGGTAGCGGCGCCCGATGGCCTGGGTCTCGTCGTAGTCGCACATGAAGCGGTCGGCGAGCGACGCGAACACGGCCCGGGCCGGGCCGGTGAGCTCGGGCTTCTTCGACAGGGGCAGCACGGCCACCTTGTAGGGCGCCAGGCGCGGGTGGAGCCGCAGCACCACCCGGGTCTCGCCCCGCACCTCCTCCTCGTCGTAGGCGGCCAGGAGGAAGGCGAAGGCGGCCCGGGTCACGCCCGCGGCGGGCTCGATGACGTGCGGCGTGTACCGGACGTTGCTGGCCTGGTCGAAGTAGTCGAGCTTCTCGCCCGACGCCGCGGCGTGGGCGCTGAGGTCGTAGTCGCCGCGGTTGGCGATGCCCTCCAGCTCGTCCCAGCCCCAGGGGAAGAGGAACTCCACGTCGCTCGTGCCCGAGGAGTAGTGCGAGAGCTCGTCGTCGTCGTGGGGCCGCAGGCGCAGCCGGTCCTCGGGCATCCCCAGGTCGAGGTACCACTGGAACCGCTCGCGGCACCAGTAGCCGTACCACTCCTCGGCCTCGTCGGGCGGGACGAAGAACTCCATCTCCATCTGCTCGAACTCACGGGTGCGGAACACGAAGTTCCCCGGGGTGATCTCGTTGCGGAACGACTTGCCCACCTGGGCGATGCCGAACGGCGGCTTCTTGCGGGCCGCCGTCATCACCTGGGCGAAGTCGACGAACATGCCCTGGGCCGTCTCCGGGCGCAGGTAGGCCGTGGCCCCTGAGCCGGCCACCGGCCCGGCCTGGGTGGAGAACATGAGGTTGAACTGGCGGGCCTCGGTGAAGGACCCCTTCGCCCCGCAGGAGGGGCAGGTGTCGGGGTCCTCGAGCTTGTCGAGGCGGAAGCGCTCCTTGCAGGAGGTGCAGTCGACGAGGGGGTCGGTGAAGCTCTCCAGGTGCCCGGAGGCCTCCCAGACCGCCGGGGGCGACAGGATGGCGGCGTCGAGGCCGACGACGTCGTGGCGGCGCTGGACCATCTCCCGCCACCAGGCGTCCTTCACGTTGCGCAGCAGCAGGACGCCGACGGGCCCGTAGTCGTAGGTGGACCGGAACCCGCCGTAGATCTCGGCCGACGGGAAGGCGAAGCCCCGCCGCTTGGACAGGTTGACGATGGTGTCGAACAGGGCCGGGTCGGCGGCGGGCGGGCTGTCGGAGGCCATCGGGCGAGCGTACCGCCGGCCCGCCGGGGCCCCGTCCCGAGATCCGCCTCCGGCCGCGCCGGCTCCCGCGCCGTCGGCTCCCCTTGACCGCGCGGTCGGGTACGGTCGGCCGCCGTGTCGGACCTGTTCAGCATCGAAGGCAAGACCGCGCTCGTCACCGGCGGCAGCCGGGGCATCGGGCTCATGATCGCCACCGGCTTCGTCGAGGCCGGGGCCCGGGTGGTCATCTCCTCCCGCAAGGCCGACGTCTGCGAGGAGGTGGCCGCGTCGCTCTCCGAGCACGGCGAGTGCACCGCCATCCCCGCCGACCTGTCCCGGGAGGACGAGTGCCGGCGCCTGCTCGACGAGGTCGGCGCCACCACCGACCGCCTCGACGTCCTGGTCAACAACGCCGGGGCCACGTGGGGGGCGCCGCTGGCCGAGTTCGACGACGCCGCGTGGGACCGCACCCTCGACCTCAACGTCAAGGGCGTGTTCCACACCACCAAGTTCGCCCTGCCGCTGCTGCAGGCGGCGGCGTCCGACGACGACCCCGCCCGGGTCATCAACATCGGCTCCATCGACGGCATCCACGTGCCGATGCTCGAGACCTACTCGTACTCGGCCAGCAAGGCCGCGGTGCACCAGCTCACCCGCCACCTGGCGGCCAAGCTGGCGCCCCGGGTGACGGTGAACGCCATCGCCCCCGGCCCCTTCGAGTCCAAGATGATGAAGGCCACCCTCGACGCAGCCGGCGACCAGATCGCGGCCTCGGCGCCCATGAAGCGCATCGGGCGGCCCGACGACATGGCGGGCACGGCCATCTTCCTCGCGTCGCGCGCCGCCTCCTACCTCACCGGGACGGTCATCCCCGTCGACGGTGGCATCGCCACCTGCAAGTGACCCCCTCGCGACCGATGGAGCACCATGCCCGCTGACGACGACCACACCCAGGCCTGGCGCCCCGGCGACCCCGAGCCGGGCTCGGCCGGGTCCGACCCGAGCGCCGAGGACGCCACCCGGGCGTGGGCCACGGGCGCCCACGACGCCGCCCCGGGGGCGGGCGACGACGCCACCCAGGCCTGGCGGCCCGAGGACGACGCCGCCGGCGGGGCCCCGAAGACCCCGCCCATGGGCACCCCGGCCGCCGACCAGACCCAGGTGATGCCGGCCGGCTCCTACCACGTGCCCCCCGGCGCGGGGGCGGCCGGTGCAGGTGCCGCCGGGACCGGGGCCGTGGTCGTCGACGAGCCCGGCGGCGAGCCGCCCCGCCGGGGCCGCGCCGGGCTCATCGCCGCGATCGTGATCGGGGTCATCGCCCTCGCGGTGGTCATCGCCCTGGTCGTCCTGGCCGTCTCCGGCGACGACGACGGCCCGGCCCGGCCGACCACGACGGTGACGGTGCCGACCACGGCCCCGACCACCACGACGGCACCCACCACCACCGAGGCGCCCACCACCACCGAGGCCCCGACCACCACCGAGGCGCCCACCACCACCGAGGCCCCGACCACCACCGAGGCGCCCACGACGACGTCGACGACCACCACGACGACGACCACGACCACCACCACGACGACGGAGCCGTCGACGGCGACGGCCTCGACCCCCTGACGCCGCTCCCGAGGTCCCGCCCGTGACCGACACCGCCGCGCCCGCCG
Above is a window of Iamia majanohamensis DNA encoding:
- a CDS encoding ABC transporter permease; the encoded protein is MTAPAAATPVATGLPERAWSRVRALGPTALPPLAILAVQLVLFPVPLGIFLRGILVGGLTALVALGMALIHRSNRILNFAQADLGGVPAVLVLMLMTAWGWSYYVAVPVGLVAALLVGGLVELVVIRRFRRAPRLILTVATIGLSQLLAAAALLMPRLWTDDRLLAPRIEAPFSASFTISGIVFGANDIIAMVVVPVAIVALAWFLQRTRLGVAIRASATSADRAELLGIPVLRLQTLVWAVAGLLAFVATFLRAGILGLPVGSALSFGILLRALAALLIGRMTNLGLVATSAIALGVLELGVAWNASSPLLIDPILAVVIVVALVVQRRQEGRGGDQGSTWRAAEEVRPVPAVLARTTEVRVGRVVLGLLLAVVALGLPHVLSVDRSLKVSAVVIYGILALSLVVLTGWTGQVSLGQVAFFAIGAVVGAKASTDYDADLVVALVLASAAGAVAAVAVGLPALRRGGLYLAVTTFAFALATTSYLLNRRFFEWVPSSRVPRNPLLGRISLDSPTRIYYVALVGFVLVVLAVRGIRRSRTGRVLIAIRENERAAEAYGVSATRAKLTAFALSGAIAAFAGCLFVQHQQAFGSGPFAPGQNFAVFTMAVIGGIASVPGAVLGAFFLQGSQWLLPTDWQFVASGVGVLIVLLVLPSGLGGLLFRLRDAALRAVARRRGLVVPSLVGDDRVDAPSAPPPPISGPDGADADDDAPGDGPGAADGSDPGGGVAHGDGPGAHAPPDDGRPAPTPSAPAGTGGRG
- a CDS encoding TetR/AcrR family transcriptional regulator, with protein sequence MSTEAEPVPDRPAPAPAPEGDGRTTRERMVRAAIEIVAAEGAAALTTVEVCRRVGIAQSSYYTHFATRDDLLAALAEVVAVNSNVPNRRARESFAATRDADSHREMFRVPVEMIGRSPELFRLARSARAAPPDTALGAQSRRAEAANRRQVADHLMVLGGVEGDRFRRRHEMAADCVNAMVAALAEGHVDGRYPDLEEVVDLLVLLTGWGRATSTWLTTPSGPEVTSSDPQVD
- a CDS encoding glycine--tRNA ligase, producing MASDSPPAADPALFDTIVNLSKRRGFAFPSAEIYGGFRSTYDYGPVGVLLLRNVKDAWWREMVQRRHDVVGLDAAILSPPAVWEASGHLESFTDPLVDCTSCKERFRLDKLEDPDTCPSCGAKGSFTEARQFNLMFSTQAGPVAGSGATAYLRPETAQGMFVDFAQVMTAARKKPPFGIAQVGKSFRNEITPGNFVFRTREFEQMEMEFFVPPDEAEEWYGYWCRERFQWYLDLGMPEDRLRLRPHDDDELSHYSSGTSDVEFLFPWGWDELEGIANRGDYDLSAHAAASGEKLDYFDQASNVRYTPHVIEPAAGVTRAAFAFLLAAYDEEEVRGETRVVLRLHPRLAPYKVAVLPLSKKPELTGPARAVFASLADRFMCDYDETQAIGRRYRRQDELGTPLCVTFDFDSVDDGAVTLRDRDTMEQERVPIEGLADVVADRLGL
- a CDS encoding glucose 1-dehydrogenase, whose protein sequence is MSDLFSIEGKTALVTGGSRGIGLMIATGFVEAGARVVISSRKADVCEEVAASLSEHGECTAIPADLSREDECRRLLDEVGATTDRLDVLVNNAGATWGAPLAEFDDAAWDRTLDLNVKGVFHTTKFALPLLQAAASDDDPARVINIGSIDGIHVPMLETYSYSASKAAVHQLTRHLAAKLAPRVTVNAIAPGPFESKMMKATLDAAGDQIAASAPMKRIGRPDDMAGTAIFLASRAASYLTGTVIPVDGGIATCK